A single Parabacteroides timonensis DNA region contains:
- the rfbB gene encoding dTDP-glucose 4,6-dehydratase, whose amino-acid sequence MKTYLVTGAAGFIGANFIKYMLAEHQDIKIVILDLLTYAGNLGTIAEDIDGKRCEFVKGDICDRALADELFAKYNFDYVVNFAAESHVDRSIENPQLFLVTNILGTQNLLDAARRAWVTGKDETGYPQWREGVRFHQVSTDEVYGSLGAEGYFHETTPLDPRSPYSASKTSADLFVKAYSDTYKMPVSITRCSNNYGPYHFPEKLIPLIIKNILEGKSLPVYGDGTNVRDWLYVEDHCKAIDAVIHRGRVGEVYNVGGHNEKQNIEIVKLTISTIHRLMTEQPEYRQMLKKKEIGPDGQISIDWINDSLITFVKDRLGHDQRYAIDPTKISEELGWTPETSFEVGIVKTIRWYLENQQWVEDITGGDYMKYYDRMYSGR is encoded by the coding sequence ATGAAGACTTATCTGGTTACCGGTGCAGCCGGTTTTATTGGTGCTAACTTTATCAAATATATGCTGGCGGAACATCAGGATATAAAAATCGTGATTCTCGACCTGTTGACTTATGCAGGCAATTTGGGCACGATTGCGGAAGATATTGATGGCAAGCGTTGCGAATTTGTAAAAGGAGATATCTGTGACCGTGCTCTGGCTGATGAACTTTTTGCAAAGTATAACTTCGATTATGTGGTCAACTTTGCTGCAGAGAGCCATGTGGACCGTAGTATTGAAAATCCGCAGTTATTTCTCGTAACCAACATCTTGGGAACACAGAACTTGCTCGATGCTGCCCGCAGAGCCTGGGTGACAGGAAAAGACGAAACCGGCTATCCTCAATGGAGGGAAGGAGTCCGTTTCCATCAGGTATCGACCGATGAGGTGTATGGCAGTCTGGGAGCAGAGGGATATTTCCACGAAACTACCCCGTTGGACCCGAGAAGTCCGTATAGTGCTTCCAAGACCAGCGCCGACTTGTTTGTAAAAGCCTATTCCGATACCTATAAAATGCCCGTAAGTATCACCCGCTGTTCTAATAATTATGGCCCTTATCATTTTCCGGAGAAGCTGATCCCACTGATCATCAAGAATATCCTGGAGGGTAAATCCCTGCCGGTGTATGGCGACGGAACGAATGTAAGAGATTGGCTGTATGTAGAAGACCATTGCAAGGCTATCGATGCCGTTATTCATCGCGGACGGGTAGGAGAGGTATATAATGTAGGTGGTCATAACGAAAAGCAGAATATTGAAATCGTTAAACTGACCATCAGCACAATCCACCGGTTAATGACCGAGCAGCCCGAGTACCGCCAGATGCTCAAGAAGAAGGAGATTGGCCCGGATGGACAGATTTCGATCGACTGGATTAACGACAGCCTGATCACTTTTGTGAAAGACCGCCTCGGACACGATCAGCGCTATGCCATCGACCCGACAAAAATATCGGAAGAACTCGGCTGGACACCTGAAACCAGCTTTGAGGTCGGTATCGTAAAAACGATCCGATGGTATCTGGAAAACCAACAATGGGTAGAAGATATTACCGGCGGCGATTATATGAAATATTACGACCGGATGTACTCCGGCCGTTAA
- the rfbC gene encoding dTDP-4-dehydrorhamnose 3,5-epimerase → MNYIETEIPGVWIIEPKVFNDARGYFMEAYKQAEFEQHIGKINFIQDNESCSSRGVLRGLHYQLAPYSQSKLVRVITGRVLDVAVDLRTGSPTFGKYVAVELSAENKRQFFIPQGFAHGFHVLSEEAVFTYKVDNPYMPSHERGLRFNDPAIGVDWGITDIDAVNLSEKDTKAPLLSAAEYNFTFK, encoded by the coding sequence ATGAATTATATAGAAACGGAAATACCCGGTGTCTGGATCATTGAACCAAAAGTGTTTAATGATGCGAGGGGATATTTTATGGAAGCTTATAAGCAGGCAGAGTTTGAACAACACATTGGTAAAATAAATTTTATACAGGACAATGAATCCTGCTCTTCCAGGGGAGTACTGAGAGGACTGCATTACCAGCTGGCTCCTTATTCGCAGTCGAAGTTGGTACGGGTGATAACAGGACGGGTATTGGATGTGGCTGTCGATCTTCGTACCGGTTCTCCGACGTTCGGTAAGTATGTAGCTGTCGAACTTTCCGCAGAGAACAAACGCCAGTTTTTTATTCCACAAGGATTTGCCCATGGATTTCATGTGTTGAGCGAAGAAGCCGTTTTTACCTATAAGGTAGATAATCCTTATATGCCAAGCCATGAAAGAGGCTTGCGGTTTAACGATCCGGCAATTGGTGTAGATTGGGGAATCACAGACATAGATGCAGTGAATTTATCAGAGAAAGATACAAAAGCCCCGCTATTGAGTGCGGCAGAATATAATTTTACATTTAAATAA
- a CDS encoding ribonucleoside-diphosphate reductase subunit alpha, with protein MEITKRNGASEPYNREKITVAIRKSFASTGQEIADENIRSMVDEVERFVNSNVANRSVERIQDEVERSLMEHGFYAEAKNYILYRWQRTERRKALNHITHEVGDTTIMETLKAIQDKFTANEYSLTILAEKFFSFCKPEMPSKERLTALIKAAVELTTQEAPDWEFIAARLLNFQLAKKLKKQEEAVGIHTFYDKLSYLTNEGLYGNYILANYSQQEIEEAAGFICPERNELFNYSGLDLLAKRYLIRTRSHEPVESVQEMFLGIALHLAMPEQHDRMLWVKKFYDLLSSLQVTMATPTLSNARKPYHQLSSCFIDTVPDSLEGIYRSIDNFAMVSKFGGGMGMYFGKVRATGGNIRGFKGVAGGVIRWMKLVNDTAVAVDQLGMRQGAVAVYLDVWHKDLPEFLQLRTNNGDDRMKAHDIFPAVCYPDLFWRMAKEDLNQIWYLFCPNEIMTIKGYCLEDYYGEEWEQRYLDCVNDNRLSKRSISIKDIIRLVLRSAVETGTPFTFNRDTVNRANPNPHRGIIYCSNLCTEIAQNMSSIESVSTEILTENGDTVVVKTVRPGDFVVCNLASLSLGHLPLEDEQQMKEKVATVVRALDNVIDLNFYPVPFAQITNHRYRSIGLGVSGYHHALAVRGIRWESDEHLTFMDKVFERINYAAIEASAELAKEKGRYEYFEGSDWQTGAYFIKRGYKSAEWNRLQEKVRVNGMRNAYLLAIAPTSSTSIISGTTAGIDPAMKRFFLEEKKGTMLPRVAPALSDKTYWLYKSAYQIDQQWSIRAAGVRQQHIDQAQSMNLYITNEFTMKQLLNLYLLAWECGVKTVYYVRSKSLEVEECESCTS; from the coding sequence ATGGAAATAACCAAGAGAAATGGGGCATCCGAACCTTATAACAGGGAGAAAATAACCGTTGCCATCCGGAAAAGCTTTGCCAGTACCGGACAGGAAATAGCGGACGAAAACATCCGCAGCATGGTGGATGAAGTGGAGCGTTTTGTAAACAGCAATGTAGCAAACCGCAGTGTAGAACGCATTCAGGACGAAGTGGAACGTAGCCTGATGGAACATGGTTTTTATGCCGAAGCTAAAAACTATATACTCTATCGCTGGCAACGGACGGAACGAAGGAAAGCCCTCAATCACATTACACATGAAGTGGGTGATACGACCATTATGGAGACACTCAAAGCTATACAGGATAAATTCACTGCCAACGAATACAGTCTGACTATACTGGCTGAGAAATTTTTCAGTTTCTGTAAACCTGAAATGCCATCCAAAGAACGACTGACGGCACTCATCAAAGCGGCAGTAGAACTGACTACACAGGAAGCTCCCGACTGGGAATTCATTGCAGCCCGTCTATTAAACTTCCAGTTGGCAAAGAAACTAAAAAAACAGGAAGAAGCTGTCGGTATCCATACATTCTATGATAAATTAAGCTATCTCACCAACGAAGGATTATATGGTAACTATATACTGGCTAATTACTCTCAGCAAGAGATAGAAGAAGCTGCCGGATTTATCTGTCCGGAAAGAAATGAACTGTTTAATTATTCAGGACTGGATTTACTGGCGAAACGCTACCTTATCCGTACCCGTTCTCATGAACCGGTAGAATCCGTACAGGAAATGTTTCTGGGAATCGCCCTGCATCTTGCCATGCCCGAACAGCACGACCGGATGTTGTGGGTTAAAAAGTTCTACGACCTGTTGAGTAGCCTCCAGGTTACGATGGCAACTCCTACGCTTTCCAACGCACGCAAGCCTTATCACCAACTTTCCAGTTGCTTTATCGATACCGTACCCGACAGCCTGGAAGGTATCTACCGCAGTATTGACAATTTTGCGATGGTCAGCAAGTTTGGCGGAGGTATGGGGATGTACTTCGGGAAAGTACGTGCCACAGGTGGTAATATACGAGGATTTAAAGGAGTTGCCGGAGGTGTGATCCGTTGGATGAAACTGGTAAACGATACAGCTGTCGCCGTAGATCAATTGGGTATGCGGCAGGGAGCCGTAGCAGTGTATCTCGACGTTTGGCACAAAGATTTACCTGAATTTCTCCAACTCCGTACCAATAATGGCGACGACCGGATGAAAGCCCATGATATATTTCCGGCAGTATGTTATCCCGACCTGTTCTGGCGCATGGCAAAAGAAGACCTGAACCAGATATGGTATCTGTTTTGCCCGAATGAGATAATGACTATCAAAGGATATTGCCTGGAAGATTATTATGGCGAAGAATGGGAACAAAGATATCTGGACTGTGTGAACGATAATCGCCTTTCAAAACGCAGTATAAGTATTAAAGATATTATCAGGCTGGTATTGCGCTCGGCTGTAGAAACCGGTACTCCTTTCACTTTCAACCGTGACACCGTAAACCGTGCCAACCCTAATCCTCACCGGGGTATCATTTACTGTTCGAACTTATGTACGGAAATAGCACAGAACATGTCATCCATCGAATCCGTCTCTACTGAAATCCTCACAGAGAACGGTGATACAGTCGTGGTGAAAACAGTTCGCCCAGGCGATTTCGTGGTATGTAATCTAGCCAGCTTATCACTTGGGCATTTGCCGTTGGAAGATGAACAACAGATGAAAGAAAAGGTGGCGACAGTGGTCCGTGCACTCGATAATGTGATCGACCTTAATTTCTATCCCGTACCCTTTGCACAGATAACGAATCATCGTTACCGCAGTATCGGCCTTGGGGTAAGCGGTTACCATCACGCGCTTGCCGTACGCGGCATCCGTTGGGAAAGCGATGAACATCTGACTTTTATGGACAAAGTATTTGAGCGTATCAACTATGCGGCTATTGAAGCCAGTGCTGAATTGGCAAAAGAAAAAGGGCGGTACGAATATTTTGAAGGAAGCGACTGGCAAACCGGAGCTTATTTCATAAAACGAGGATACAAATCGGCGGAATGGAACCGGTTACAGGAAAAAGTCAGGGTAAATGGCATGAGAAATGCCTATCTTCTTGCCATAGCCCCTACCAGCAGTACAAGCATTATCTCAGGAACAACCGCAGGAATAGATCCGGCGATGAAACGTTTCTTCCTCGAAGAAAAGAAAGGTACCATGCTTCCGCGCGTAGCTCCTGCCTTGTCGGACAAGACTTATTGGTTATATAAAAGCGCCTACCAGATAGACCAGCAATGGAGTATCCGTGCTGCGGGTGTCCGGCAACAACATATCGATCAGGCACAAAGCATGAATCTATATATCACCAACGAGTTCACCATGAAACAATTACTCAACCTTTATCTGCTGGCTTGGGAATGCGGAGTGAAAACGGTATATTATGTTCGAAGTAAATCACTGGAAGTAGAAGAATGTGAAAGTTGTACATCATAA
- a CDS encoding ribonucleotide-diphosphate reductase subunit beta encodes METKILKKNALFNPEGDTEIRLRKMIGGNTTNLNDFNNMRYKWVSSWYRQAMNNFWIPEEINLSQDTKDYPHLEPAERTAYNKILSFLVFLDSLQSNNLPAISEYITANEVNLCLHIQAFQECVHSQSYSYMLDSICSPEERNDILYQWKTDEHLLKRNTFIGNCYNEFQESQNGFTLMKTLIANYILEGIYFYSGFMFFYNLSRNGKMSGSAQEIRYINRDENTHLWLFRNIILELKKEEPELFTPDKVKVYEEMMREGVKQETEWGQYVIGNNIQGLNQQMVADYIRYLGNIRWLSLGYEPLFEDNRKEPESMHWVSQYSNANMVKTDFFEAKSTAYAKSTALEDDL; translated from the coding sequence ATGGAAACAAAAATATTAAAGAAGAACGCCTTATTCAATCCGGAAGGCGACACAGAAATCCGTCTCCGGAAAATGATCGGCGGAAATACCACCAATTTGAACGACTTTAATAATATGCGTTACAAATGGGTGAGCAGTTGGTATCGTCAGGCAATGAACAATTTCTGGATACCCGAAGAGATCAATCTGTCGCAGGATACAAAGGATTATCCTCACCTGGAACCAGCTGAACGGACAGCTTACAACAAAATTCTCAGCTTTCTGGTCTTCCTCGATTCTCTACAGAGTAACAACCTGCCGGCTATCAGTGAATACATCACTGCCAATGAAGTCAATCTTTGTCTTCATATCCAGGCATTTCAGGAATGTGTACATAGCCAGAGTTATAGCTATATGCTTGATTCTATTTGCAGTCCCGAAGAACGTAATGATATTCTCTATCAGTGGAAAACAGATGAGCATTTATTGAAAAGAAATACGTTCATCGGCAATTGTTACAACGAGTTTCAGGAGAGCCAAAACGGTTTTACACTGATGAAGACCTTGATAGCCAATTACATTCTGGAAGGTATTTATTTCTACAGCGGTTTCATGTTCTTTTACAACCTGAGCCGTAACGGAAAGATGTCAGGATCCGCCCAGGAAATACGTTATATCAACCGGGATGAAAATACGCATCTATGGTTATTCCGTAACATCATTCTCGAACTGAAAAAAGAAGAGCCCGAACTCTTTACACCCGATAAGGTTAAAGTGTACGAGGAAATGATGCGTGAAGGAGTGAAACAGGAAACGGAATGGGGACAATATGTGATAGGAAACAACATCCAGGGACTCAACCAGCAAATGGTAGCAGATTATATCCGCTATTTGGGTAATATCCGTTGGCTCAGTCTGGGTTATGAACCACTGTTTGAAGACAACCGGAAGGAACCGGAAAGCATGCACTGGGTATCACAGTATTCAAATGCCAACATGGTGAAGACTGACTTTTTCGAAGCAAAGAGTACAGCTTATGCCAAGAGCACGGCGTTGGAAGATGACTTGTAA
- a CDS encoding RimK family protein produces the protein MNNVLILLDSLNDWKPYYKTSSILNVSDYLKNKSLQKEKGNKFVINLSNDYSYNSEGYYCSLLAQTRGHKVIPGVDIINKVEAGAGVRMDRNLQKLCYQWIQKNNITEDIWNLDIYFGTCKEKGLEKIARFIFENYPAPLLRVSLNTRQKNQIETIQFLSLEQLNDDEQSFFADTLDRFNKKVWRAPQSVKSARYSLAVLYDPEEKFPPSNKQALNKLLDVAKKMDIHAELITEEDATRLMEFDALFIRTTTSLNHYTFRLSQLAKQNGMVVIDDPLSIIRCTNKVYLNELFEKEKIPAPLSMLIFKSNENTFEQISEQLGSPFILKIPDGSFSFGMKKVTNEIELKAALDLLFDKSSILLAQEFTPTEFDWRIGILNGEPLFACKYYMAKGHWQIYCHYDSGRSRCGLVDTLPIYQVPRKVLDTAVKAASLIGKGLYGVDMKMVNDRAMVIEINDNPSIDHGIEDAVLGDDLYYRILNHFGRTLDMKHF, from the coding sequence ATGAATAACGTGCTAATTTTATTAGACAGCCTGAATGATTGGAAACCGTATTATAAGACAAGCAGCATCTTGAACGTTTCCGATTATTTGAAGAACAAATCTCTCCAGAAAGAAAAGGGGAATAAGTTTGTTATCAACCTTAGTAACGATTACAGTTATAATTCCGAAGGATATTACTGTTCGCTACTAGCCCAAACCAGGGGACACAAAGTGATTCCCGGAGTAGATATCATTAATAAGGTAGAAGCAGGTGCCGGTGTCCGGATGGACCGAAACCTGCAAAAGCTCTGTTATCAGTGGATACAGAAAAATAATATTACCGAAGACATCTGGAACCTGGATATCTATTTCGGTACATGCAAAGAGAAAGGGTTGGAAAAAATAGCCCGTTTTATCTTTGAGAACTATCCGGCACCGCTATTAAGGGTCAGTTTGAATACCCGGCAAAAGAACCAAATTGAAACAATCCAGTTCCTTTCATTAGAACAACTGAATGACGACGAGCAAAGCTTCTTTGCCGATACGCTGGACCGTTTCAACAAAAAAGTATGGCGTGCACCCCAATCTGTTAAATCGGCACGGTATAGCCTGGCTGTATTATACGATCCGGAAGAAAAGTTTCCACCCAGCAACAAACAGGCTTTGAACAAATTATTGGATGTTGCTAAAAAAATGGATATACATGCCGAACTAATCACCGAAGAAGATGCTACACGGTTAATGGAGTTCGACGCTCTGTTTATCCGGACCACTACGTCGCTGAACCATTATACTTTCCGTCTGTCACAACTGGCGAAGCAAAACGGAATGGTGGTGATCGATGATCCGTTATCTATCATCCGGTGTACCAACAAGGTCTACCTAAACGAACTATTTGAGAAAGAAAAGATACCGGCTCCGTTGTCTATGTTGATCTTTAAGTCGAATGAAAACACATTCGAACAGATCAGCGAACAACTAGGTTCGCCTTTCATCCTGAAAATCCCGGACGGATCGTTCTCTTTCGGGATGAAAAAAGTAACCAATGAGATAGAGCTGAAAGCAGCACTCGATCTGCTTTTCGATAAATCGTCTATCCTTCTGGCACAGGAATTTACCCCGACCGAATTCGACTGGCGAATCGGTATCCTGAACGGAGAACCGCTGTTTGCCTGCAAATATTATATGGCAAAAGGACACTGGCAGATCTATTGCCATTATGATTCGGGAAGAAGTCGGTGCGGACTGGTCGATACGCTTCCGATTTACCAAGTTCCACGTAAAGTACTCGACACAGCAGTCAAGGCAGCTTCGCTGATAGGCAAAGGATTATATGGAGTCGATATGAAGATGGTCAACGACCGGGCTATGGTTATCGAGATCAACGATAATCCGAGCATCGACCACGGGATTGAAGATGCTGTACTGGGGGATGATTTATATTATCGTATCCTGAATCATTTCGGTCGTACACTGGATATGAAACACTTCTAA
- the rimI gene encoding ribosomal protein S18-alanine N-acetyltransferase, whose protein sequence is MEKELEIRQAVRSDLDSIQEIETICFGADSFSRRQFLYLITQAKGIFYVVTDKEKVIAYSSLISNARTHNLRIYSIAVHPDARGRKLGQQLMEKAIGFARSHQLKKITLEVNVTNGAAIGLYLKNGFEHIRIINNYYADGSNAYYMHKIINS, encoded by the coding sequence ATGGAAAAAGAGTTGGAAATCAGGCAGGCAGTCCGTTCGGACCTCGATTCTATACAGGAAATAGAAACAATTTGTTTCGGTGCGGACAGTTTTTCAAGGAGACAGTTCTTATACCTTATTACCCAGGCAAAAGGAATTTTTTATGTTGTTACGGATAAGGAGAAAGTGATTGCATACAGTTCGTTGATATCGAATGCCCGCACTCATAACCTACGTATTTATTCCATAGCCGTTCATCCGGATGCCAGAGGCAGGAAGTTAGGGCAGCAACTGATGGAAAAAGCAATCGGGTTTGCCCGGTCTCATCAACTCAAAAAGATAACGTTGGAAGTAAATGTAACTAACGGAGCCGCCATCGGTCTCTACTTAAAAAACGGATTCGAACACATCCGCATAATCAACAATTATTATGCGGATGGCTCGAATGCTTATTATATGCATAAGATTATTAACTCCTAA
- a CDS encoding Rpn family recombination-promoting nuclease/putative transposase: MKSNEVFPPQEKFINPFTDEGFKRIFGSEINKEMIILFLNSLLNECITDISFRNVEALGLSRGDRKAVFDIFCETSNHELIIVEVQKNSQKYFSDRVLYYASFAIQQQATYAKEMLERERKAQKEMQEKGEGDKIPLKRLRWNYSVNRVYVVCFLNYIMDRRYPDKYHWNVIRMDRELKEPFSDTLTEVYLEMPKFRLKLSECDTFYKKFLYVLNNIEIMERLPLELNEQIFQKLKSLAEIERMTPDERLAYELSLSTERDLYACMETKLEEGIEIGMEKGRAEGLAEGEAKGLAEGLLEGVRSVAIRLKQLGMDIGSIQQATGLSEVEIQAL; encoded by the coding sequence ATGAAATCAAATGAAGTTTTTCCTCCGCAGGAGAAGTTTATCAATCCTTTTACGGATGAGGGTTTTAAAAGGATCTTCGGAAGTGAGATCAACAAGGAAATGATCATCCTCTTCCTGAACAGTCTACTGAATGAGTGTATTACGGATATCAGTTTCCGTAATGTAGAAGCCCTTGGGTTGAGTCGTGGAGACCGCAAAGCTGTATTCGACATTTTCTGCGAAACGAGTAACCATGAGCTGATAATCGTCGAGGTTCAGAAGAACTCCCAGAAATACTTCTCCGATCGGGTATTGTATTACGCCTCCTTCGCCATCCAACAGCAGGCCACATACGCCAAAGAAATGTTGGAGCGTGAGCGAAAGGCTCAGAAGGAGATGCAGGAAAAAGGTGAGGGAGATAAAATCCCCTTGAAACGTCTCCGTTGGAATTATTCGGTGAATCGCGTGTATGTAGTCTGTTTTCTGAATTACATCATGGATCGTCGATACCCGGATAAATACCACTGGAACGTTATCCGCATGGATCGTGAACTGAAAGAACCTTTCAGCGACACCCTGACGGAAGTTTATCTGGAGATGCCCAAGTTCCGCCTGAAGCTCTCCGAATGCGATACTTTTTATAAGAAGTTTTTATATGTACTAAACAATATAGAAATCATGGAACGACTACCATTAGAGTTAAACGAACAAATCTTCCAGAAGCTAAAAAGCCTGGCCGAGATAGAGCGCATGACCCCCGACGAACGCCTGGCATACGAACTCAGCCTCTCCACCGAACGCGACCTGTATGCCTGCATGGAAACGAAACTGGAGGAGGGGATAGAGATTGGGATGGAGAAAGGTCGTGCCGAGGGCTTGGCGGAAGGTGAAGCTAAGGGCCTTGCCGAAGGTCTCCTTGAAGGCGTCAGAAGCGTTGCTATTCGCCTCAAGCAGCTAGGCATGGATATTGGCTCTATCCAACAAGCGACCGGTCTGAGCGAGGTGGAGATACAGGCATTGTAA
- a CDS encoding nucleotidyltransferase domain-containing protein, producing the protein MNRPGIIQKIKDILHRVAPGAEVILYGSEARGEARQDSDVDLLILVDKDHLSYNDITSITYPLYDLELAEHISISPLVYTQKQWRNRPFKTPFYVNVVNEGVRL; encoded by the coding sequence ATGAACAGACCAGGAATCATACAGAAGATAAAGGATATTTTGCATCGGGTTGCTCCCGGAGCAGAAGTGATCTTGTATGGCTCGGAGGCCCGGGGCGAAGCCAGGCAGGACTCCGATGTCGATCTCTTGATATTGGTAGATAAAGATCATTTGTCGTACAACGACATCACATCCATCACTTATCCTTTATACGATCTGGAATTGGCAGAACACATTAGTATCAGCCCATTGGTCTACACCCAAAAACAATGGCGGAATCGACCGTTTAAAACTCCTTTTTATGTGAATGTTGTTAATGAGGGGGTTAGGTTATGA
- a CDS encoding DUF6169 family protein, with amino-acid sequence MHPIDNRIAITVVSILQKFFSRNENAMIMVCDNCDGKEVKREKLFSRWFSRYNDGNIRKYDGSSACEDYTLYVSLYIHKQNRNEQQLVSAFYDLVNNNLYPV; translated from the coding sequence ATGCATCCCATAGATAACAGAATAGCTATTACCGTTGTTTCCATTTTACAGAAATTCTTTTCTCGCAATGAAAATGCAATGATAATGGTATGCGATAATTGCGATGGAAAAGAGGTGAAGCGTGAGAAGCTTTTCTCCCGTTGGTTCTCACGGTATAACGACGGGAATATCAGAAAGTATGATGGTTCCTCAGCGTGTGAAGATTATACGTTATATGTCTCCTTATATATCCACAAACAAAACAGAAACGAGCAACAGCTCGTCTCTGCTTTCTATGATCTGGTAAATAATAACTTATACCCAGTATAA